A stretch of DNA from Anopheles ziemanni chromosome 3, idAnoZiCoDA_A2_x.2, whole genome shotgun sequence:
TGTTGCAAACGGACCTCCCCCTCTCACCTCTATTAACACGGCGGCAATATCGTAGAACAACCGCTCGACGTTGTCGGCCTGCTTGGCGGACGTCTCGAGGAAATACATACCGTGCTGCTTCGCGAACTCGGCCCCCACATCCTGCGGAATTTCTCGATCGTCCCGGTCCGTCTTGTTCCCAACGAGAATCTTAAGGACCTTCGAGTTGGCGTGCTCCTGAATTTCCCTCAACCAATCCGGCAGACAGTCGAACGTAGGTTGGCAACTGATGTCGTAAACTGCAACACAAGGAACGAATGTAGGGTTCGGGTTTGAAACGAGCCGATGGACTAAGTGCTAATCGTTGATACTACCTAATATTAGGGCGGACGCGGACCGGTAGTAGCTCTGGGTGATGGAACGAAACCGTTCCTGCCCGGCCGTGTCCCAGATCTGTAGCTTTATCTTCTGATTGTCTACCTCGACCGTTTTGATCATAAAGTCTACGCCGATAGTGGCACCCTGGCCGGGTGGGAACAGGCCCTGCGTGAACCTTCGGACCAGGCACGTTTTGCCCACACCTGCGTTCCCCACCAGGACGACCTTGAACAGGAACTTGTAGTCTTCCATTCCtccgctggtgctgctgcttgctGCTTAATACAATTTGGTGATCACTCACACGGATCTTCCCACGAGATCCTGTTACAATTTTGACCTAGTGGTGACTAGGAGACCGGAAAAGCGTGCACAAATTCCCGATAACCATTCGCTTCAGAAGCAGGTTCTGTAAAGAGAAGGAAACACACGGCTTTGAATGGCGACGAAATCATTCGGACCGAAGTAGCCCGTTCGTTATTTTAGACGTGTTGAAAAGTgaatctttttttcattttcaagcaGACTGCGGGAACTTCACGATGtgtacgaaaaaaaactggcaTAGTAAATCGTAAAATTGCGCGCACACGGGACACGCGCGCACGCCTAAAGAAGCTCGTGCCATCGCAACTGACCGCAATTTCTTGCGCGGTGGCCATTGCGTGGCTTACATGGTTTTAGtgtgcttgttgttgttgttgctgcgtgCCGTCTTCGATGGACAACGAACCCCCTTCCCGAGCACCGGAGAAGGGGTTCAACGAATCGAAGGAAccttaaaacaaaaagaaaaactcttcCCGCAATAAACACCCCGCGGCCTACTAAATCAGTCCAATCAGTGAAGTGTTTCGGTGTTTCCTTTCGGTCTTTAAGACTTTCGATTTTTCGCCTCCAATATGCTTTTGCACCAAGTCCACACGAACAAAATGGCGATAGTTCAATGGTTAGTGGTTTTACTTTAAACGTGCGAGTTTAGTGGCAGCAAAGCCATTTAATGCTGCCCAGTTTTCGTTTGTAGGCCACCACCGTTCGTAATTGAACATCGGTGCAGTTGCATCTGCGGAGGTGCGTTTCTCACGTGCTGCACCGCTTGTTGTTAGTTAGTTATACTTTCTGGTTTTCCCACCTCTGCCTTGGtaccatttttctttcgccattggtttcgttttcgttgtggatgtacattttttatgaaggcgtttttctttttctttacaatttttttggCTTGGTTTATGTGCacttttctattattttccttcaatGCTTTTGTTCCATGCAATCATACCGGAGCGTTAGCATTTTCCATGAGAGTGCTGCACCTCGCATTTCAGACGTTGTTTTCTCTCCTGTCCTTGTCCTTGAGGGGTGTTGCTCGCCGTTGACTAGCAAAATCGGGCCCGGCCATTAGTTGAACGATGTGAAGGGTGAGCCGGCGGGGCGGGTTTGTtattttagtatattttttttaaacgccaTACGAACACACACGTGGGTTTGTGTGCCTGCGTGTTGATGCCGTCTCTAGCAGCGCATGACTCCGTTGAAGGATCCACCATGACTCATCCGGATACAAAAGGAGAGCGCAGCGAACTGTTAAACTTTGCAGACACCTTCGGAAGTTATGCACAATAACTCAGTGGAAATAACAATCCCACTGGCGCGCACCTTAATGTTTCAACATCATGTTAGAGATACCGtcgcggttttgtttttggcactCTTGTTCCAATCACTATCgcgttattttttcttatcaaaCGATATCCACCATTCGATTGCGTTCAAGTCGCTCTTAtcacagtttataattttgatattttttaccTATCTTTTCACAGACTGAAATTCACTCGCTGGACTACAAATTCAGTCACAATTTCGTCATGTTAAAGCGGCACAATGTGGAGCAGCAAAAACTTAGTCCCCAGGGGATGCAGTTGACACGGATGACACCAACACAGTATACACACTATTGCCGGAGCATTCCGATGAACGATCCGCCACGCTTCAATGGCCACCAAAATCAACCCCACGTTTCGTTCACTCCACTCTCGCAATATCAATCAATTTAATTGAACGCGTCGCTCAGCATTCGTGGGgtcgattttgttttacttcacaAACTCTGCAGGAGTGGAGTAGTAGACCAACGCTGTGCCCCCTACTCACGTAACACAATGCGCAGGTAATCCGCCTCGGTGGCACACTGGGGTCCTCTTCTTCGGGACAAGATAAGGGGCCGTTTATTAATTAGGTCCTTTTGTGTTGCTGCTCTAGCTCGCAATTTGTATCCTTAATAGTGTTTCCTTCGCGCCGGTCCAGATATTCCTGCCAAATATGGATGCGGGACGGGGAACTGGTCTCGACCAATTAGAAACGAGGCgtaggaagttgttttttgGCCCGATGATGGTGGCTAGTTCTTGGGtgagttggttttattttatttttgcgtaAAACGAGGCCATCCCCAGCGAGTAAACCGGTTGGTTTTGACCATCACCGACAATTTTACCACAGCGGACtgccgtcatcgtcgtcgtgctTGAGAGGTGATACAATTCCACACCGTTAATCACATTTCGTGCTCGCGGATCCGCCGCGGCAAGCGAGGGGTCAT
This window harbors:
- the LOC131286696 gene encoding ras-related protein Rab-30 codes for the protein MEDYKFLFKVVLVGNAGVGKTCLVRRFTQGLFPPGQGATIGVDFMIKTVEVDNQKIKLQIWDTAGQERFRSITQSYYRSASALILVYDISCQPTFDCLPDWLREIQEHANSKVLKILVGNKTDRDDREIPQDVGAEFAKQHGMYFLETSAKQADNVERLFYDIAAVLIEQARTKEFTLRSETSVLTNLSQKTIYHPSCCSVGDRNHASNSDAHYSDSSGPASLGSNSGNFITQQ